In a single window of the Bacteroidota bacterium genome:
- a CDS encoding peptidylprolyl isomerase, which produces MTKATIYTDKGNMMVEFYDKDAPKTVKNFIDLAKKGYYDGLTFHRVIPNFVVQGGCPDGTGAGGPGYKIKCELDGGNQYHDRGVLSMAHAGRDTGGSQFFICHSRTNTAHLDRNHTCFGKVVEGLEVIDAIRQGDEINKIEVTEE; this is translated from the coding sequence ATGACAAAAGCAACAATTTACACAGACAAAGGCAATATGATGGTGGAGTTTTATGATAAAGACGCCCCAAAAACAGTTAAGAATTTTATCGACTTAGCGAAAAAAGGATATTATGATGGATTAACATTTCATCGGGTGATTCCAAATTTCGTAGTTCAAGGTGGATGTCCGGACGGTACCGGAGCAGGTGGTCCCGGATATAAAATCAAATGCGAATTAGATGGTGGAAATCAATATCATGATCGCGGCGTTTTAAGTATGGCCCATGCCGGAAGAGATACGGGCGGATCCCAGTTCTTTATTTGTCACAGTCGTACAAATACTGCGCACCTTGACAGAAACCATACATGCTTTGGAAAAGTTGTAGAAGGACTTGAAGTAATCGATGCAATTCGTCAGGGCGACGAGATCAATAAGATTGAAGTGACAGAAGAATAA